A DNA window from Ficedula albicollis isolate OC2 chromosome 1, FicAlb1.5, whole genome shotgun sequence contains the following coding sequences:
- the LOC101808380 gene encoding folate receptor alpha-like: MALAVALALALLAAGAVAPGQERLLNVCMDAKHHKREPGPEGQLYEQCSPWKDNACCTANTSAEAHRERSLLYNFNWRHCGAMPPKCKRHFIQDTCLYECSPNLGPWIEQAPTAAPGAPCADPSGRCSPGPGTCVRRSGPALSATAPSAAAAAAASR; this comes from the exons atggcacTGGCCGTGGCActggccctggcactgctggctgccgGAGCCgtggccccagggcaggagcgGCTGCTGAACGTCTGCATGGATGCCAAACACCACAAACGCGAGCCTGGCCCCGAGGGGCAGCTCTACGAGCAG TGCTCCCCCTGGAAGGACAACGCCTGCTGCACGGCCAACACCAGTGCAGAGGCGCACAGGGAGCGCTCCTTGCTCTACAACTTCAACTGGAGGCACTGCGGGGCGATGCCGCCCAAATGCAAGCGCCACTTCATCCAGGACACGTGCCTGTACGAGTGCTCCCCCAACCTGGGGCCCTGGATCgagcag GCACCAACCGCTGCCCCTGGGGCTCCATGTGCAGACCCTTCAGGCAGGTGTTCCCCCGGCCCCGGGACCTGTGTGAGAAGATCTGGTCCGGCTCTTTCAGCTACAGCCCCGAGCGCCGCGGCAGCGGCCGCTGCATCccga